In Natronococcus occultus SP4, the following proteins share a genomic window:
- a CDS encoding cation:proton antiporter: MTDLLTAVSIIFIVMGPFLLAANRFQLPTVPFFVLAGIVVGFFVEPELTLELAQYGIALLVFSFGVEIDLSAVRTVLVDSELAAVGQIPVAGSLGFGFGVVLGVPPGDAIYLGAAAALSSTIVGAALLQREYDTNLVRGRLARSIHFVQDLLAILFVLVLSAATLAAEPVAAAVGYGVALLVAAIVVNQSLFDAVGEFAGDSDELMILAVVSLLVVFVGAAEYVGISIVVGAFAAGLAVRHDPVDYLGLFNGLGSIRDFFVAIFFVTIGALVVVPFVELGWTESVEKVVLAGGLVILTAVVKPAITTTILIYQGYEPRTATLTSLNTDQVSEFALIIAIEALVLGLLSQSVFDAIILAAAVTMVTSSLTQRYDEEIYRTLADRGVLGSRHEKIDELSAVPADCSDHVVIVGYGRQGQRLVETCEELDRPYVVIENDPSRRDSVAAECDAYVFGDAMERYTWQKANVEDARIVVSTVKSELVSRRLLSFEFEADLTLRSGDRESALELLDAGALYVSHSELLAGQRLAQQLRALFDDEVTPAELRDQQRAELKSRADPVYKPLR; encoded by the coding sequence ATGACTGATCTGCTCACCGCGGTCTCGATCATCTTCATCGTTATGGGACCGTTTCTGCTGGCGGCCAACCGGTTCCAGCTCCCGACCGTTCCGTTCTTCGTCCTCGCGGGGATCGTCGTCGGCTTCTTCGTCGAGCCGGAGCTCACGCTCGAACTCGCCCAGTACGGGATCGCGTTGCTCGTGTTCTCGTTCGGGGTCGAGATCGACCTCTCGGCCGTGCGGACGGTACTCGTCGACAGCGAACTCGCCGCCGTCGGACAGATTCCCGTCGCCGGCTCGCTCGGGTTCGGATTCGGCGTCGTCCTCGGCGTTCCGCCCGGGGACGCGATCTATCTCGGTGCCGCGGCGGCTCTGTCCTCGACGATCGTCGGAGCAGCGCTGTTACAGCGAGAGTACGACACGAATCTCGTCCGCGGTCGGCTCGCCAGATCCATCCACTTCGTACAGGACCTGCTCGCGATCCTGTTCGTGCTCGTGTTGAGCGCCGCGACGCTTGCGGCAGAACCGGTCGCGGCGGCCGTCGGCTACGGCGTCGCATTGCTCGTCGCCGCCATCGTCGTCAACCAGTCCCTGTTCGACGCAGTCGGCGAGTTCGCAGGGGATTCGGACGAGCTCATGATCCTCGCGGTCGTCTCGCTGCTGGTCGTGTTCGTCGGCGCAGCCGAGTACGTCGGCATCTCGATCGTCGTCGGCGCCTTCGCCGCCGGGCTCGCGGTTCGGCACGACCCCGTCGACTACCTGGGGCTGTTCAACGGTCTCGGGTCGATCAGGGACTTCTTCGTCGCCATCTTCTTCGTCACGATCGGCGCGCTAGTCGTCGTCCCGTTCGTCGAACTCGGATGGACCGAGTCCGTCGAGAAGGTCGTCCTGGCTGGCGGACTCGTGATCCTGACTGCGGTAGTGAAGCCAGCGATCACCACGACGATCCTGATTTACCAGGGGTACGAGCCCCGAACGGCCACACTGACCAGCCTCAACACCGACCAGGTCAGCGAGTTCGCGCTCATCATCGCGATCGAGGCGCTGGTGCTTGGCCTCCTCTCCCAGTCGGTGTTCGACGCGATCATCCTCGCCGCGGCGGTGACGATGGTGACCTCGAGTCTCACCCAGCGCTACGACGAGGAGATCTACCGGACGCTGGCCGATCGTGGCGTCCTCGGCAGCAGACACGAGAAGATCGACGAGTTGAGCGCGGTTCCGGCCGACTGCTCCGATCACGTCGTGATCGTCGGCTACGGTCGCCAGGGTCAGCGGCTGGTCGAGACCTGCGAGGAGCTCGACCGGCCGTACGTCGTCATCGAGAACGACCCGTCCCGCAGGGATTCGGTTGCCGCCGAGTGTGACGCCTACGTCTTCGGCGATGCGATGGAACGGTACACTTGGCAGAAGGCAAACGTCGAGGACGCACGGATCGTCGTCTCGACAGTGAAGTCCGAACTCGTCTCCAGGCGGCTCCTCTCGTTCGAGTTCGAGGCCGACCTCACCCTCCGATCGGGCGACCGGGAGAGCGCACTGGAACTGCTCGACGCGGGTGCGCTGTACGTCAGCCATTCGGAGCTGCTCGCCGGACAGCGACTCGCCCA
- a CDS encoding ribonuclease H family protein, with the protein MAAHGRSALRDLFDESPTPHIAHPPRTHHRDFYVATDGSFRESGGGLGAVIETRDGTRVARIATADTPPDNNVAEYRALHLGLDVLAARAPPDARVGVLVDHDALASNVNNAVLATDHPDRKPPQPISVPTATRYHWRGIQARLNGFGELRAARIDSDQNPAHPLANAPARYQHVNREADRCVLPDPPEPTAPAEFPPPSRADRNGGGRASD; encoded by the coding sequence ATGGCCGCTCACGGCCGGTCTGCCCTGCGGGACCTGTTCGACGAGTCGCCCACCCCCCACATCGCCCATCCTCCGCGGACCCACCACCGGGACTTCTACGTCGCTACCGACGGCTCGTTCCGGGAGTCGGGGGGCGGTCTGGGCGCCGTCATCGAAACGCGCGACGGCACCCGCGTCGCTCGGATCGCGACCGCGGACACACCGCCTGACAACAACGTCGCCGAGTATCGGGCGTTGCATCTCGGCCTCGACGTACTGGCAGCTCGGGCACCGCCGGACGCCCGCGTCGGCGTCCTCGTCGACCACGACGCGCTCGCCAGCAACGTCAACAACGCCGTCCTCGCCACCGATCATCCGGACCGGAAACCGCCCCAACCGATCTCGGTACCGACGGCGACCCGGTACCACTGGCGCGGGATCCAGGCCCGGCTCAACGGGTTCGGCGAGCTCCGGGCCGCCCGGATCGACAGCGATCAGAACCCCGCTCACCCGCTCGCGAACGCGCCGGCCCGGTACCAGCACGTCAACCGCGAGGCCGATCGCTGCGTGCTTCCAGACCCCCCCGAGCCGACCGCGCCAGCCGAGTTCCCGCCACCGTCTCGCGCCGACCGCAATGGCGGCGGGCGCGCCTCGGACTGA
- a CDS encoding ABC transporter substrate-binding protein, translating into MKGADNLCSGRRSVLKATGIIGATAGLGAIAGCLDDPEGDDDDLDEIVITQGEIIENPDPNDHITGPYFNVLDPVYEPLFNVTPDFEFEPRVVEEWEDTDEGAELTLRDDVVFHNGDEMTAEDVAYTFNRMIDPELGIESDQAAGLGAIDNAEALDETTVLLEHDVAPSLAEFEYANYGRVVNQEWIEDQEQPVAGDDADAFNGTGPYEVVEYEPDVQVVLEPFEDYWGDEATLERVVFNQDGESSGRANALETGESDIVDNIIPEDVPGVDDADGVEIREETSLRNVFLVMKSGVEPFDSTEFRQAMNYAVDNEGIISDALGGYGEAMTQPIPDGVFGHNPDLDTYEQDIEQAEELVEESGYAGEEITLYSPEGRYLNDADVAQMAADQIDQLDNVDCTFDTAPFPDISDANSAGYDDEEMPFFLIGWGVITGDSDYGLAPFFVEEAPQETLRNEEISEAILESQTIEDEDEREQQLQEINEELREEAPWVFLHSQDSVYGVREDLDWEPRTDESIYLWELDS; encoded by the coding sequence ATGAAGGGTGCTGACAACCTGTGTTCCGGTCGCCGATCCGTACTGAAGGCTACCGGAATTATCGGTGCAACGGCCGGTCTGGGAGCCATCGCGGGCTGTCTCGACGACCCCGAGGGCGACGATGACGACCTAGACGAGATCGTGATCACGCAGGGGGAGATCATCGAGAACCCGGACCCCAACGACCACATCACGGGGCCGTACTTCAACGTCCTCGATCCGGTCTACGAACCGCTGTTCAACGTGACGCCCGACTTCGAGTTCGAACCCCGCGTCGTCGAGGAGTGGGAGGACACCGACGAGGGCGCCGAGCTCACGCTCCGGGACGACGTCGTCTTCCACAACGGCGACGAGATGACCGCCGAGGACGTCGCCTACACGTTCAACCGGATGATCGACCCCGAGCTCGGTATCGAGAGCGACCAGGCCGCCGGGCTGGGCGCGATCGACAACGCGGAGGCACTCGACGAGACGACCGTCCTCCTGGAACACGACGTCGCGCCGTCGCTGGCGGAGTTCGAGTACGCCAACTACGGCCGCGTCGTCAACCAGGAGTGGATCGAGGATCAGGAACAGCCCGTCGCCGGCGACGACGCCGACGCGTTCAACGGCACCGGTCCCTACGAGGTCGTCGAGTACGAGCCGGACGTCCAGGTCGTCCTCGAGCCGTTCGAGGACTACTGGGGTGACGAAGCGACCCTCGAACGGGTCGTCTTCAACCAGGACGGCGAGTCCAGCGGTCGCGCGAACGCGCTGGAAACCGGCGAGAGCGACATCGTCGACAACATCATTCCCGAGGACGTGCCGGGCGTCGACGACGCCGACGGCGTCGAGATTCGCGAGGAGACCAGCCTCCGGAACGTCTTCCTCGTGATGAAATCGGGCGTCGAGCCGTTCGACAGCACCGAGTTCCGCCAGGCGATGAACTACGCCGTCGACAACGAGGGAATCATCTCCGATGCGCTGGGCGGGTACGGCGAGGCGATGACCCAGCCGATTCCCGACGGTGTGTTCGGCCACAACCCGGACCTCGACACCTACGAGCAGGACATAGAGCAGGCCGAGGAGCTGGTCGAGGAGAGCGGCTACGCGGGCGAGGAGATCACGCTGTACTCTCCGGAGGGCCGGTACCTCAACGACGCCGACGTCGCCCAGATGGCCGCCGACCAGATCGACCAGCTCGACAACGTCGACTGTACCTTCGACACCGCGCCGTTTCCGGACATCTCCGACGCCAACAGCGCCGGCTACGACGACGAGGAGATGCCGTTCTTCCTGATCGGCTGGGGCGTCATCACGGGCGACTCCGACTACGGGCTCGCACCGTTCTTCGTCGAGGAGGCACCACAGGAGACGCTTCGCAACGAGGAGATCTCCGAGGCGATCCTCGAGAGCCAGACGATCGAGGACGAGGACGAACGCGAACAGCAGCTCCAGGAGATCAACGAGGAGCTCCGGGAGGAGGCGCCGTGGGTGTTTCTCCACTCCCAGGACAGCGTCTACGGAGTCCGCGAGGACCTCGACTGGGAGCCCCGGACCGACGAGAGCATCTACCTCTGGGAGCTCGATAGCTGA
- a CDS encoding ABC transporter ATP-binding protein: MSEDILRVNGLSTRFFTEQGQVNAVSDLDLRIERGEVFGIVGESGSGKSVTARSVIDLIESPGEITDGEIWFNDGDLAEAVVDDHPEAVDGSFVNLLAVPERVRRSLRGSSFSMIFQDPESSFNPSLTVGEQIAEAVEVQRRASANPRSTRAKTQEYSLGSLVLSSVFPSKKYVSEASRERAIELLELVGIPDPVERVDEYPHEYSGGMLQRAMIAQALAGEPDVLVADEPTTALDVTIQAQVLDLLDELQEETGMTILLITHNLGVVARMCDRVGVMYAGEIVERGTLEDVFDDHVHPYTAGLLGSIPDLEGAGGRLEPIPGNVPSLLDHEMGDRCYFADRCPKAMEDCLSHPPEYDGTGSEEHEVRCVLATQEYTEARALPADHFGTDDRTAVDKHADPDGFEDDVQPERAESTVEGSGGESR; the protein is encoded by the coding sequence ATGAGCGAAGACATTCTCCGCGTAAACGGACTCTCGACGCGATTCTTTACGGAACAGGGACAGGTGAACGCGGTCTCGGATCTCGACCTGCGGATCGAACGGGGCGAGGTGTTCGGGATCGTCGGCGAAAGCGGTAGCGGAAAGAGCGTCACGGCCAGGTCGGTTATCGACCTGATCGAGTCGCCAGGGGAGATCACGGACGGCGAGATCTGGTTCAACGACGGCGACCTCGCCGAGGCCGTCGTCGACGACCACCCTGAGGCCGTCGACGGCTCGTTCGTGAACCTGCTTGCGGTTCCCGAACGGGTGCGTCGCTCGCTCCGAGGCTCGTCGTTCAGCATGATCTTCCAGGATCCCGAGAGCAGCTTCAACCCGAGCCTCACGGTCGGCGAGCAGATCGCCGAGGCCGTCGAGGTCCAGCGCCGGGCCAGCGCGAACCCGCGCTCGACGCGGGCGAAAACCCAGGAGTACTCGCTTGGCTCGCTCGTGCTCTCGTCGGTGTTTCCCTCGAAGAAGTACGTCAGCGAGGCCAGCCGCGAGCGGGCGATCGAGCTGCTCGAACTGGTCGGCATTCCCGACCCCGTCGAGCGCGTCGACGAGTATCCCCACGAGTACTCCGGCGGGATGCTCCAGCGGGCGATGATCGCCCAGGCGCTTGCGGGCGAGCCGGACGTGCTCGTCGCCGACGAGCCGACGACGGCCCTGGACGTGACGATCCAGGCCCAGGTGCTCGACCTGCTCGACGAGCTCCAGGAGGAGACGGGTATGACGATCCTGCTGATCACGCACAACCTGGGTGTCGTCGCCCGGATGTGCGATCGGGTCGGCGTGATGTACGCCGGCGAGATCGTCGAACGGGGCACCCTCGAGGACGTCTTCGACGACCACGTTCATCCGTACACCGCGGGGCTGCTGGGGTCGATTCCGGACCTCGAAGGGGCAGGGGGGCGACTCGAGCCGATCCCGGGCAACGTCCCGAGCCTGCTCGACCACGAGATGGGCGACCGGTGTTACTTCGCGGACCGGTGTCCGAAGGCGATGGAGGACTGTCTCTCCCACCCCCCGGAGTACGACGGGACCGGAAGCGAGGAACACGAGGTCCGGTGTGTCCTCGCGACCCAGGAGTACACCGAGGCGCGCGCACTGCCGGCCGACCACTTCGGAACGGACGACCGGACGGCGGTCGACAAACACGCCGACCCCGACGGGTTCGAGGACGACGTCCAGCCCGAACGAGCGGAGTCAACCGTCGAGGGGTCGGGAGGTGAGAGCCGATGA
- a CDS encoding ABC transporter permease: MAFGKFLLKRTLQGILVVWGVVTVLFGLRAVTPGDPVNLIVDPAVDQATRERIRQELGLDQPIYVQYADYLQDLLVGDLGYSYQASRPVSTMVIERVPATLELAIAATIVALVIAIPLGVISGTRRNEPADYGATSFSLLGISTPNFWLGIMLILLLAVQLDVFPTGRRPVAFHDALWTFLTTFYVGDLLTWLHHIILPAVTLGTYFTALITRLTRSGMLDEYGKPYVTATEAKGIPETLVRYKHVLRNTMIPIITVLGLQLGQLIGGAVVTETVFSWPGLGLRLINAIHNLDWPLIQGIIIFIGVSFVVINIGVDAIYAKLNPRVLDE; this comes from the coding sequence ATGGCTTTTGGAAAATTCTTGCTCAAGCGGACCTTGCAGGGGATCCTCGTCGTCTGGGGGGTCGTGACGGTGTTGTTCGGGCTCCGGGCAGTGACGCCCGGCGACCCGGTCAACCTGATCGTCGACCCGGCCGTCGACCAGGCAACCCGTGAACGGATCCGACAGGAACTCGGACTGGATCAACCGATCTACGTACAGTACGCCGACTACTTGCAGGACCTACTAGTTGGAGATCTGGGCTACTCCTACCAGGCGAGCCGACCGGTCTCGACGATGGTCATAGAGCGCGTTCCCGCGACCCTAGAGCTTGCGATCGCAGCGACGATCGTCGCACTCGTGATCGCGATCCCGCTCGGGGTCATCAGCGGGACCCGTCGCAACGAGCCCGCCGACTACGGTGCGACGTCGTTCTCGCTTCTGGGGATCAGTACGCCGAACTTCTGGCTGGGGATCATGTTGATCCTGCTGCTGGCCGTTCAGCTGGACGTGTTCCCGACGGGCCGTCGTCCGGTGGCGTTCCACGACGCCTTGTGGACGTTCCTGACGACGTTTTACGTCGGCGATCTGCTCACCTGGCTCCATCACATCATCCTCCCGGCGGTCACCCTGGGAACGTACTTCACCGCGTTGATCACCCGGCTGACCAGAAGCGGTATGCTCGACGAGTACGGGAAGCCGTACGTGACCGCGACCGAGGCCAAGGGGATCCCCGAGACCCTGGTCCGGTACAAACACGTCCTCCGGAACACGATGATTCCGATTATCACCGTGCTGGGACTGCAGCTCGGCCAGCTGATCGGCGGCGCGGTCGTCACGGAGACCGTCTTCTCCTGGCCCGGCCTCGGGCTGCGGCTCATCAACGCGATACACAACCTGGACTGGCCACTCATTCAGGGCATCATCATCTTCATCGGTGTTAGCTTCGTGGTCATCAATATCGGCGTCGACGCGATCTACGCGAAACTCAACCCGCGGGTGCTAGACGAATGA
- a CDS encoding ABC transporter permease, with the protein MISDRIKSNLRQEFRQNLLPKIGLAILVVVVLMALFAPVLATHNPNTTGHFDDGNSYPPMGISYDSYEVVDGEREPYSVEYSTEHYLGTNNVGQDVFSRLLYGARTSLLVGILGTGLAVAMGVPFGLVSGYYGGRVDDAMMRVADVMLAFPSLVLALALIGVFGSLSIPIPDPIVAAGFAEGMPSATILPGTITVVVGLVTWVWFARVARGEAMAIRNEEYVKAARSLGASNATILLKHVLPNSLTPVIVLATIQVAAVIILESSLSYLGFSGTTLSWGYEIQQGQDYLRTAWWVSTVPGIGIVLSVISINLLGDWLRDSLDPNIEGEGGGA; encoded by the coding sequence ATGATTTCGGATCGAATCAAATCTAACCTCAGACAGGAGTTCCGGCAAAACCTGCTTCCGAAAATCGGACTCGCGATCCTCGTCGTTGTCGTGTTGATGGCGCTTTTCGCTCCCGTCCTCGCAACGCACAACCCTAACACGACGGGCCACTTCGACGACGGCAACTCCTACCCACCGATGGGGATCAGTTACGACTCCTACGAGGTCGTCGACGGCGAGCGCGAGCCCTACTCCGTCGAGTACTCGACCGAACACTACCTCGGGACGAACAACGTCGGACAGGACGTCTTCTCGCGGCTCCTGTACGGCGCCCGTACCTCCCTACTCGTGGGCATACTCGGCACCGGGCTCGCGGTGGCGATGGGCGTCCCGTTCGGGCTGGTGTCGGGATACTACGGCGGACGGGTCGACGACGCGATGATGCGGGTCGCCGACGTCATGCTCGCGTTCCCGTCGCTGGTGTTGGCGCTCGCGCTGATCGGCGTCTTCGGCTCGCTGTCGATACCGATCCCCGATCCGATCGTCGCAGCCGGCTTCGCCGAGGGGATGCCCTCGGCGACGATACTACCCGGGACGATAACCGTCGTGGTCGGGCTCGTCACCTGGGTGTGGTTCGCCCGGGTCGCCCGCGGGGAGGCGATGGCGATCCGCAACGAGGAGTACGTCAAGGCCGCCCGCAGCCTCGGGGCGAGCAACGCGACGATCCTGCTCAAACACGTGCTACCGAACAGTCTCACGCCGGTGATCGTCCTCGCGACGATCCAGGTCGCGGCGGTCATCATCCTCGAGAGTTCGCTGTCGTACCTCGGCTTCTCGGGGACGACCCTCTCGTGGGGGTACGAGATCCAGCAGGGCCAGGACTACCTCCGGACGGCCTGGTGGGTTTCGACGGTTCCCGGGATCGGGATCGTGCTGTCGGTGATCAGTATCAACCTCCTCGGTGACTGGCTTCGGGACTCGCTCGATCCAAACATCGAGGGCGAAGGAGGAGGTGCCTAA
- a CDS encoding cation:proton antiporter: MISEVALTVDLAIIVLGATFAGFLAKRTGQPTIIAYILAGVLLGPAALGVVEVGELTDLLSELGLAFLLFLLGIKMRLDEIQHVLSPIVKISIPQMAAVFVAGAGLSLLLGFSALESLLIGLAVMYSSTAVVIKMLTDKDEATSLHGKLDVGVLLVQDVVVVIILAVLAAGRPDGVAEVATTLAVVLVLVALITVAAVGASQTVLPVVFRRVADNKEVFFLLAISWAFLFVFVSDNINLFLAPLGIEAYLSIEMGAFMAGLAIAQLPYSKELQDRINPLTDLFVMVFFVSVALDLQASQLLAYWQEAVVAALVLMPVKFAIFFYLLDWQGFGTETTFLGSINMIQVSEFGIIVAAVAFEGGFIEAEVLGFMTLLAIFTMAVSVYFIEFSHPLFERLEPTLSNWTGDGTFEGGKREYRDHAVVIGYDEVTRNALPVLADHFEDVVVIDRTVEHIEALEQEGYDVIYGDFRNATIRKDAAVAKAAFALSSSVQSEVNKALLRETDDDAVVFAEAERLEDAHNLYDRGAHCVIVPPYFAADRLAEYLQAYLEEEAVLEETLDADAELLANPEPFPETADRLGGGLDD, encoded by the coding sequence ATGATCTCCGAGGTGGCTCTCACCGTCGATCTCGCGATTATCGTTCTTGGTGCGACGTTTGCCGGCTTTCTCGCGAAGCGAACCGGACAGCCGACGATCATCGCCTACATCCTGGCGGGCGTCTTGTTAGGGCCGGCGGCTCTCGGCGTCGTCGAGGTGGGCGAGCTCACGGATCTGCTCTCCGAACTCGGACTCGCCTTCCTGCTGTTTCTGCTCGGGATCAAGATGCGTCTCGACGAGATCCAACACGTCCTCTCGCCGATCGTCAAGATCTCGATCCCACAGATGGCGGCAGTCTTCGTCGCGGGCGCGGGGCTCTCGTTGCTGCTCGGTTTCTCCGCGCTCGAGTCGCTGCTGATCGGGCTCGCGGTGATGTACAGCTCCACCGCGGTCGTCATCAAGATGCTTACGGACAAGGATGAGGCGACCTCGCTGCACGGCAAGCTCGACGTCGGCGTCCTGCTCGTCCAGGACGTCGTCGTCGTCATCATCCTCGCGGTGCTGGCGGCGGGCCGGCCCGACGGCGTCGCCGAGGTCGCGACGACCCTGGCCGTCGTACTCGTCCTCGTCGCTCTCATCACCGTCGCCGCAGTCGGTGCGTCCCAGACAGTGTTGCCGGTCGTCTTCCGCCGAGTTGCCGACAACAAAGAGGTATTCTTCCTGCTGGCGATCTCGTGGGCGTTCCTGTTCGTGTTCGTCTCTGACAACATCAACCTCTTCTTGGCCCCGCTGGGGATCGAGGCGTACCTCTCGATCGAGATGGGGGCGTTCATGGCCGGGCTCGCCATCGCACAGCTCCCCTACAGTAAGGAACTCCAGGACCGGATCAACCCCTTGACCGACCTGTTCGTCATGGTGTTTTTCGTCTCGGTCGCACTTGATCTCCAGGCGAGCCAGCTCTTGGCATACTGGCAGGAAGCGGTCGTCGCCGCCCTGGTGTTGATGCCGGTCAAGTTCGCGATCTTCTTCTACCTGCTCGACTGGCAGGGGTTCGGCACGGAAACGACGTTTCTCGGGAGTATCAACATGATTCAGGTCAGCGAGTTCGGAATCATCGTCGCCGCCGTCGCGTTCGAGGGCGGCTTCATCGAGGCGGAAGTGCTCGGCTTCATGACCCTGCTCGCGATCTTCACGATGGCCGTCTCGGTCTACTTCATCGAGTTCAGTCATCCGCTGTTCGAGCGGCTCGAACCGACGCTTTCGAACTGGACCGGCGACGGGACCTTCGAGGGCGGCAAACGGGAATACCGCGACCACGCAGTCGTCATTGGCTACGACGAGGTGACGCGCAACGCTCTCCCGGTACTCGCGGATCACTTCGAGGACGTCGTCGTCATCGATCGGACGGTCGAGCACATCGAAGCCCTCGAACAGGAGGGGTACGACGTGATCTACGGTGACTTCCGGAACGCTACGATCCGGAAAGACGCAGCCGTAGCGAAGGCGGCGTTTGCCCTCTCCTCGTCGGTCCAGTCCGAGGTCAACAAGGCTCTGCTCAGAGAGACCGACGACGACGCCGTCGTCTTCGCCGAGGCCGAACGGCTCGAGGACGCACACAACCTCTACGACAGGGGCGCACACTGTGTCATCGTCCCGCCGTACTTCGCCGCCGACAGGCTCGCGGAGTACCTGCAGGCATACCTCGAGGAGGAGGCGGTGCTGGAGGAGACACTCGACGCGGACGCCGAACTGCTGGCGAATCCGGAGCCGTTCCCGGAGACTGCCGATCGACTCGGGGGTGGGCTGGATGACTGA
- a CDS encoding DUF2240 family protein, giving the protein MSLRVAVAAPFVQHGTDRLQENAVVVALSLDRDWFSPDQAKRLIDVATREGLVAREDGELVATFDPTDVRIPEEFTPDEDVLRERSAFERVLDALVAEGAEKHEAVGAINGLQGELGVTIEAAAVVYARRQGLDVDELVPVARSALIEER; this is encoded by the coding sequence ATGAGCCTTCGCGTCGCCGTCGCGGCCCCGTTCGTCCAGCACGGAACCGACCGGTTGCAGGAAAACGCCGTCGTCGTCGCCCTCTCGCTGGATCGGGACTGGTTCTCGCCCGACCAGGCCAAACGCCTGATCGACGTCGCGACCCGCGAGGGACTGGTCGCTCGCGAGGACGGCGAGCTTGTCGCCACCTTCGACCCGACCGACGTCCGGATCCCCGAGGAGTTTACCCCCGACGAGGATGTGCTCCGGGAGCGCTCGGCGTTCGAACGCGTCCTCGACGCGCTGGTCGCCGAAGGGGCCGAGAAACACGAGGCCGTCGGCGCGATAAACGGGCTCCAGGGCGAGCTGGGTGTGACCATCGAGGCCGCAGCGGTCGTCTACGCCCGTCGACAGGGGCTCGACGTCGACGAACTCGTTCCCGTTGCCCGCTCGGCGCTGATCGAAGAGCGTTAG
- a CDS encoding HAD family hydrolase has translation MLQAVVFDLDYTLAVPQRDRTTILEAATDAADAPDLSRADYLEAHRRNLTRETREPIFAELLEGRETGTEPADLAAAYREEIASDLEPLPGVESMLAELGEQYRIGLLTNGPVRAQRDKLETLGWEDAFDAALVTGELEAGKPDARAFEAITDELGVDPEDAVYVGDEVEADIEGATGAGMTAIQILLEDGADPDPRAAAHVSQDDVATAVPAAIAGLDESMADA, from the coding sequence ATGTTACAGGCGGTCGTCTTCGACCTCGATTACACGCTCGCGGTTCCACAGCGGGATCGGACGACGATTCTCGAGGCGGCAACCGACGCCGCCGACGCCCCCGACCTGTCGCGAGCCGACTACCTCGAGGCTCACCGCCGGAACCTCACTCGCGAGACGCGGGAGCCGATCTTCGCGGAGCTGCTCGAGGGCCGGGAGACCGGCACCGAGCCGGCCGATCTCGCCGCTGCGTACCGCGAGGAGATCGCGTCCGATCTGGAGCCCCTTCCGGGCGTCGAGTCGATGCTCGCCGAACTCGGCGAGCAGTATCGGATCGGGCTGCTCACCAACGGCCCCGTTCGCGCCCAGCGGGACAAACTCGAGACGCTGGGCTGGGAGGACGCCTTCGACGCGGCGCTTGTTACCGGCGAGCTCGAAGCCGGGAAACCCGACGCCCGCGCCTTCGAGGCGATCACCGACGAGCTCGGCGTCGACCCCGAGGACGCGGTGTACGTCGGCGACGAGGTCGAGGCCGACATCGAGGGTGCGACCGGCGCCGGGATGACCGCGATCCAGATTCTCCTCGAGGACGGCGCCGACCCCGACCCCCGAGCCGCCGCACACGTCAGCCAGGACGACGTCGCGACGGCGGTTCCAGCGGCGATCGCCGGGCTCGACGAGTCGATGGCCGACGCCTGA